The Kiloniellales bacterium DNA segment CCCGAGAATCCCGGCCCGCCGCGCCATTTCCATGTCGAAGGTGGTATCGCCGACCATCAGGGTCGCCCGGCGCTCCACGCCGGCTTCGGCCATGGCCCGGGACAGCATCGCCGGGTCCGGCTTGCCGGGTCCGTCGTCGGCGGTCTGCAGGGTCACGAAGCGCTCGAGCAGACCGTGGCGCTGCAGCACCCTGCGCAGGCCGCTGCGGCCCTTGCCGGTGGCGATGCCGAGCAAGGTCTCGGGCCGATCGAGGGCGGCGAGCGTCTCCAGGGCCCCGGGGTAGAGCGGCTCCTCGTGGGCCGGATCGGCGTGCAGGTCCAGGAAAGCGTCGCGGTAACGGTCGGCAACTGCCTCGGCTTTGCAGGAGGCCGCGTCAGGCAAGAGACGGGCCACCGCCTCCTCCAGACTCAGGCCCACCACGCGCCGGACCGAGCGGGCTTCGGGTGGCGCAAAGCCGCTGCCCGAGAAGGCGGCGGACATGGCCTCGACGATAATGTGCTGGCTGTCGACCAGGGTTCCGTCGAGATCGAAGACGATCAGCCTCGGCTCTGGGCCTGCCACGGCGCCGTTCCTTGTTCCGAGCGCTTCGGCCGCATCCTGGGCGGCCGAAGGCGTCCTGCCTGGGGGAGCTGCGAAGTCCTGCCGGGACCATTCCAGCCTCTCCGCCATGCCTTGGCAAGCAGAGCTTGCGGGCCTGGGACGGCCTAGTCGAAGCCGCCCTCCGCCGTCTCGTCGAAGCCGAGCAGGGCCCAGGTCTCGGCCATGTGCGGCGGCAGCGGCGCCGCGACTTCAAGCCGGCCCCGGCCCGAAGGGTGCGGCAGGCTGATCGCCCGGGCGTGGAGGTGCAGGCGCTTGGGCAGGTCGCCGCCGGCCGCGAAGGCCTTGCGGCCGCCGTACTTGCCGTCGCCCAGGATCGGCGTGCCCAGGGCGGCGCAATGGGCCCTGAGCTGATGGGTGCGCCCGGTCAGCGGCATCAGGGCCAGCCAGGCCGCGGTCCGGCCCGCGGCGTCGACGACCCTGTAGCGGGTCACCGCCCGCCGGCCCTCGGCGGCGTCCTCGCGCATCTTCTCGCGGCCGGCGCCGCCGCCCTTGGCCAGGGCGAGGTCGATGCGGCCCTCGGGCGGCTCCGGGACCCCGACAACCGCCGCCCAGTAGAGCTTGCGGGCTTCCCGCGAGCGGAAGGCCTCGGCAAGGCGCCCGGCCGCCTCGCGGCTGCGGCCCAGGAGCAGGACCCCGCTGGTGTCCTTGTCGAGCCGGTGGACGAGGCGCGGCGGCTCGGCCGCCTCGAAGCGCAGGGCCTCCAGCATGGCGTCGAGGTGGCGGCTCTGCCCGGTCCCGCCCTGGACCGCCAAGCCCGCCGGCTTGTCGAGGACGATGACCCAGTCGTCGCGGTGCAGGACCGCGGCCTCCAGGGCCGCCCGGTCTCGCCGGCTGACCTCCGGCGCGACGCTCCGGGGCGAGGCCGGCGGCATCTCGACGGCCGGCGGGATGCGGATCGCCTGCCCCGGAGCGAGGCGCAGGCCCGCCTTGGCGCGGCGGCCGTCGACCCGAATCTGACCGGTGCGCAGCAGCTTCTCCAGGCGTCCGTGGGCCAGGCCCGGAAAGTGCCGGCGAAACCAGCGGTCAAGGCGCAGGTCGGCCTCGTCATCGGCGACGCTGAGGGTCCGCACGGCGCTCACGCCAGCAGGCTCCGCAGCAGGGCGAGGCCGAGGAAGAAGCCGCCGATCGAGAGGATCACCGAAGCGCCCACGTAAAGCGCCGCCTGCCCCAGGGCCCCGCGTTCGTAGAGCAGCGCCACGTCCAAGGAGAAGGTCGAGAAGGTGGTAAAGGCGCCGAGCACGCCGACGACGATCATGGCCCGCAG contains these protein-coding regions:
- a CDS encoding HAD-IA family hydrolase, which gives rise to MAGPEPRLIVFDLDGTLVDSQHIIVEAMSAAFSGSGFAPPEARSVRRVVGLSLEEAVARLLPDAASCKAEAVADRYRDAFLDLHADPAHEEPLYPGALETLAALDRPETLLGIATGKGRSGLRRVLQRHGLLERFVTLQTADDGPGKPDPAMLSRAMAEAGVERRATLMVGDTTFDMEMARRAGILGIGVGWGYHEPEELLAAGASRIVEAFDELEALLSEILPEPGRDRQG
- a CDS encoding RluA family pseudouridine synthase encodes the protein MSAVRTLSVADDEADLRLDRWFRRHFPGLAHGRLEKLLRTGQIRVDGRRAKAGLRLAPGQAIRIPPAVEMPPASPRSVAPEVSRRDRAALEAAVLHRDDWVIVLDKPAGLAVQGGTGQSRHLDAMLEALRFEAAEPPRLVHRLDKDTSGVLLLGRSREAAGRLAEAFRSREARKLYWAAVVGVPEPPEGRIDLALAKGGGAGREKMREDAAEGRRAVTRYRVVDAAGRTAAWLALMPLTGRTHQLRAHCAALGTPILGDGKYGGRKAFAAGGDLPKRLHLHARAISLPHPSGRGRLEVAAPLPPHMAETWALLGFDETAEGGFD